A stretch of the Vagococcus xieshaowenii genome encodes the following:
- a CDS encoding 50S ribosomal protein L25/general stress protein Ctc: MEALLKVEERALRPRSIKRSIRLEGAIPAVVYGKMMESEAISVDGKDFIKLVRDNGINAVYYLEIDGKKIPTLIRGVQKDTFTQTIYHIEFLAVDMKEAQEVEAEIVLVGTPEGVKKGGVLTQDLFTVRVSAMPDKLPDTIEVDVSNLEIGQSIVLSDLAIKGEFDLLGDLEDQIASVSEARVEEEIDAEEAVTE; encoded by the coding sequence ATGGAAGCATTATTAAAAGTTGAAGAAAGAGCTTTACGTCCACGTTCGATTAAAAGAAGTATTCGTTTGGAAGGCGCTATTCCAGCTGTTGTTTATGGTAAGATGATGGAGAGTGAAGCGATAAGTGTTGATGGTAAAGACTTCATTAAATTAGTACGAGACAATGGTATTAATGCCGTTTACTATTTAGAAATTGATGGTAAAAAAATACCAACGCTAATCCGTGGTGTTCAAAAAGATACCTTTACGCAAACGATTTATCATATTGAATTTTTAGCTGTTGATATGAAAGAAGCGCAAGAAGTTGAAGCTGAAATTGTATTAGTAGGGACACCTGAAGGCGTTAAAAAAGGTGGCGTGTTAACACAAGACTTATTTACTGTTCGTGTTTCTGCAATGCCAGATAAATTACCAGATACGATTGAAGTTGATGTTTCTAATTTAGAAATTGGTCAAAGTATCGTGTTGAGTGATTTAGCCATTAAAGGTGAATTTGACTTATTAGGTGATTTGGAAGACCAAATTGCTTCAGTAAGCGAAGCACGTGTTGAAGAAGAAATTGACGCTGAAGAAGCTGTAACTGAATAA
- a CDS encoding ABC transporter ATP-binding protein yields MRTLLPFVKQYKKELILGPFFKLLEAVSELLLPLFMAKLIDQGIRSNNLTEVYHYAFIMLIMTLAGLACVMICQYYASVASQGFGTELREALYKKINQFSYKQLDDYGADTLVTRMTNDINQLQNALAMLIRLVIRAPFLSIGSVIMAFYIHPKTALIFLVTLPIFFLLLLVLMKKTIPLYKKAQAKTDELNRTLQENLMGIRVIRAFAQQSNQTKRVATNSDELAATSLSAIKISTLLNPLTTFIMNIAILLLLYFSGKEVNIGNLQQGEVVALVNYLMQMLLALIVVSNLVVIFTKAATSANRVTDILDLPIEEELGKRTHETIIDTHQPVVLSVDQLSFQYPNQNGWTLTDITFKANVNQTLGIIGATGSGKSSLVQLLPRFYEWQKGHIHLFNQDITSLNLDTLRHPIRLVPQKSSLLSGTIRSNLLFGKNDATEQDMWEALNIAQAKEFVEQLPEQLDAPVSEKGDNFSGGQKQRLAIARGLIAKPALLILDDSLSALDYKTDLQLRQALKQQLPNTTLIIISQRVHSIKQADHILVMDNGQIVGQGNHQTLLNDCATYQAIVASQEQTKEEASYE; encoded by the coding sequence ATGAGGACCTTATTGCCATTCGTCAAACAATATAAAAAAGAACTTATTCTCGGACCTTTTTTCAAATTATTAGAAGCCGTTTCTGAATTACTATTACCTCTTTTCATGGCTAAATTAATTGACCAAGGGATTCGATCAAACAACTTAACTGAGGTGTACCACTATGCCTTTATCATGCTCATAATGACACTAGCCGGCCTAGCCTGTGTGATGATTTGTCAATACTACGCATCTGTTGCTTCACAAGGATTCGGAACAGAGCTACGCGAAGCACTCTACAAAAAAATCAATCAATTCTCCTATAAACAACTCGACGACTACGGTGCTGACACCTTAGTCACTCGAATGACTAATGACATTAACCAACTTCAAAATGCGTTAGCCATGCTCATTCGACTTGTTATTAGAGCACCCTTTTTAAGTATTGGTTCTGTTATTATGGCTTTTTACATTCATCCAAAAACAGCTCTGATTTTCTTAGTCACGTTACCTATTTTCTTCCTCCTACTACTTGTATTAATGAAGAAAACTATTCCTTTATATAAAAAAGCCCAAGCAAAAACCGATGAGCTTAACCGTACGCTACAAGAAAATTTAATGGGTATTCGTGTCATCAGAGCTTTTGCTCAACAAAGCAATCAAACCAAACGTGTCGCTACTAATAGTGATGAACTTGCGGCTACAAGTTTATCTGCCATTAAAATTTCAACCCTTCTTAACCCACTAACAACCTTCATTATGAACATTGCCATTCTATTGTTACTTTATTTTAGTGGCAAAGAAGTCAATATTGGGAATTTACAACAAGGAGAAGTTGTCGCATTAGTCAATTATTTAATGCAAATGTTATTAGCCTTAATCGTTGTGTCTAATCTGGTCGTAATTTTTACCAAGGCCGCTACATCAGCTAATCGCGTGACGGATATCCTAGATTTACCAATTGAAGAAGAACTTGGTAAAAGGACACATGAGACGATCATCGACACACATCAACCAGTTGTATTATCAGTAGATCAGCTATCCTTTCAATATCCTAATCAGAATGGTTGGACGTTAACGGATATCACATTCAAAGCTAACGTAAATCAAACACTTGGGATTATCGGTGCAACCGGTAGTGGGAAATCTAGTTTGGTGCAATTATTACCTCGCTTTTATGAGTGGCAAAAAGGACACATTCACTTGTTTAATCAAGACATCACTTCACTTAATTTAGACACCCTAAGACACCCTATCCGACTAGTCCCTCAAAAAAGTAGTCTCTTATCCGGAACGATTCGTAGCAATCTTTTGTTTGGAAAAAATGACGCCACGGAACAAGACATGTGGGAAGCGTTAAATATAGCCCAGGCTAAAGAATTCGTTGAACAATTACCTGAACAACTAGACGCCCCTGTCAGTGAAAAAGGCGATAATTTCTCAGGTGGACAAAAACAACGACTTGCTATCGCACGAGGTTTGATTGCCAAACCTGCTCTTTTAATACTCGATGATTCGTTAAGTGCTTTGGACTATAAAACAGACTTGCAATTACGCCAAGCCTTGAAACAACAATTACCAAACACGACACTTATCATTATTTCACAACGTGTTCATTCGATTAAACAAGCCGATCATATTCTTGTAATGGATAACGGTCAGATAGTTGGACAAGGTAATCATCAGACACTACTGAACGACTGTGCAACTTACCAAGCGATTGTGGCCTCACAAGAACAGACAAAGGAGGAAGCGTCTTATGAATAA
- a CDS encoding ABC transporter ATP-binding protein — translation MNNATSQQFLTYLKPYRKHLMATLLLGIIGGGASVWMTYLTGHAIDQMIGVDQVYFSQLYPIMLYFALAVLLATITQWLVQRLANYISYQVVASLRKETFDKLNHLPINYFDTQSIGDITSRFTNDLDLVADALSAIFTNIFSGMTIVIISLITMFNLNIPLTLVILLATPFMFATTWIIAQKSQQRFTEQQQLVGTISNYVTEHVTNQKVIKAYQYEEQVQASFNEKNQRLNVIGQKAQFASSLTNPLSRFIDHLSYIALGLVGGYFILNGSEQLTVGLLSSFIIYSSQFTKPFIELSGITPQVQSALAGLSRVFQVVNQTEEPDDSQLPNVPTKINGAISFEQVYFSYQPERPLIEAFDLEVAPGETIAIVGQTGAGKSTLVNLLMRFYEPQQGSIQLDGVPINTYQRDSLRQSFGMVLQDTWLFDGTIRDNLLLGQPQASEEEIQHVLKEAKIDRFISLLPQQLDTVIGHHGISMSEGQRQLLTIARTMLANKPMLILDEATSSVDSLTEQAIQEAFLKLMKGKTCFVIAHRLATIKEADRILVMHQGSVVEIGTHDELLAIDNGYYQQLYNAQFVEEA, via the coding sequence ATGAATAATGCAACCTCTCAACAGTTTCTTACTTATTTGAAACCTTACAGGAAACATCTCATGGCCACATTACTACTTGGAATAATTGGCGGTGGTGCGTCTGTCTGGATGACTTATTTAACAGGACATGCGATTGATCAAATGATTGGCGTTGATCAGGTCTATTTTTCTCAGCTTTATCCTATCATGCTCTATTTTGCACTTGCTGTCTTACTCGCTACTATTACTCAGTGGTTAGTTCAGCGATTAGCTAACTATATCAGTTATCAAGTCGTTGCTTCTTTGAGAAAAGAAACATTTGATAAATTAAATCATTTGCCGATTAATTATTTTGATACTCAGTCAATTGGGGATATTACAAGTCGGTTTACTAATGACTTAGACTTAGTGGCAGATGCATTAAGTGCCATTTTTACAAATATTTTCTCAGGAATGACGATTGTCATTATTTCACTAATTACCATGTTCAATCTTAATATTCCTCTAACTCTTGTTATCTTACTTGCAACACCTTTTATGTTTGCTACCACTTGGATAATTGCACAAAAAAGCCAACAACGCTTTACCGAACAACAACAACTAGTCGGTACTATCTCTAACTACGTAACAGAACATGTGACCAATCAAAAAGTGATTAAAGCTTATCAATATGAAGAACAGGTACAAGCTAGCTTTAATGAAAAGAATCAACGACTTAATGTGATTGGACAAAAAGCTCAATTTGCTTCTTCTCTAACTAATCCTTTATCACGCTTCATTGATCACTTATCATATATTGCTTTAGGATTAGTGGGTGGTTACTTTATTTTGAACGGATCAGAACAATTGACGGTTGGTTTATTAAGTAGTTTTATCATTTACTCGTCTCAGTTCACTAAGCCTTTCATTGAACTTTCAGGTATTACCCCTCAAGTTCAATCAGCACTTGCGGGACTAAGTCGCGTCTTTCAAGTAGTGAACCAAACCGAAGAGCCTGATGATTCACAACTACCTAATGTACCAACGAAAATAAATGGCGCCATTTCATTTGAACAAGTCTATTTTTCTTATCAACCCGAGCGACCATTGATTGAAGCCTTTGATTTAGAGGTCGCTCCTGGGGAAACAATTGCCATTGTTGGGCAAACAGGGGCTGGCAAATCGACATTAGTTAATTTGTTAATGCGCTTTTATGAACCACAACAAGGTAGTATTCAATTAGACGGCGTACCTATTAACACGTACCAACGTGATAGCTTACGTCAATCATTTGGAATGGTCCTTCAAGATACTTGGCTGTTTGACGGCACAATTCGTGATAACTTGCTTTTAGGACAACCTCAAGCTAGTGAAGAAGAAATTCAACACGTACTTAAAGAAGCAAAAATAGATCGATTCATCTCATTACTACCGCAACAATTAGACACGGTGATAGGCCATCACGGTATTAGTATGTCAGAAGGGCAACGACAACTACTAACCATTGCGCGAACTATGTTAGCCAACAAACCTATGCTCATCCTAGACGAAGCTACAAGCTCGGTTGATTCATTGACCGAACAAGCCATCCAAGAAGCCTTCTTAAAATTAATGAAGGGGAAAACATGTTTTGTCATCGCTCATCGCTTAGCAACTATTAAAGAAGCTGATCGTATTCTCGTCATGCATCAAGGTAGCGTAGTAGAAATCGGTACACATGATGAACTATTAGCCATTGATAACGGCTACTACCAACAGCTATACAATGCTCAATTTGTGGAGGAAGCTTAA
- a CDS encoding GNAT family N-acetyltransferase, whose amino-acid sequence MTSTTINLRKITHNDHSFIKKLLTNPNLMMTGWGKIFTEDDVHLWINKILTGYQQDGFSYFLVSSAISEPIGIAGLISTTIQGQDYVEVAYIIDEPFQGKGIATIVVKQLITEAFTTYNLSELAIQCALHHTASQRVAQKCGARFAFNYERSQHDQLVPYHVYLIHPVKLKR is encoded by the coding sequence ATGACGTCAACAACCATAAATCTAAGAAAAATAACCCACAATGATCATTCTTTTATCAAAAAGTTATTAACAAATCCCAACTTAATGATGACTGGTTGGGGCAAAATATTTACCGAAGATGATGTTCATCTGTGGATAAATAAGATATTAACAGGTTATCAACAAGACGGTTTTAGTTACTTTTTAGTCAGCTCTGCTATATCAGAACCTATCGGAATAGCAGGATTGATTAGTACCACAATCCAAGGACAAGATTATGTTGAAGTCGCCTATATTATTGATGAACCTTTTCAAGGAAAAGGAATAGCGACAATCGTAGTTAAACAATTAATTACTGAAGCTTTTACTACATATAACTTGTCCGAATTAGCGATTCAATGTGCTCTTCATCATACCGCTTCTCAACGAGTTGCCCAAAAATGTGGTGCCCGATTTGCCTTTAATTATGAAAGATCACAGCATGACCAGCTTGTTCCCTATCACGTCTATCTAATTCATCCTGTAAAATTAAAAAGATGA
- a CDS encoding SDR family NAD(P)-dependent oxidoreductase — protein sequence MYEGKVVVVAGGTGGVGEGIAKWFAQNGATVVIPTRNIKKVERAREYIAPNNEKVVFIEGNISDEADAVRVRDEIIATFGKIDGMVSSLFGWWQGDKLVDLSLDHWDYLINSSLTTHFIVGKTFIPAIEPGGSYSMIVGLSSVRPVPHSGPISVANAAELMLRQVFSVEDERGVRVNDINLGPINTRTRHPIYQSPEYIDAVEVGQIAGEIAFGKASDLTNTSLPLRLRENFEAWKASL from the coding sequence ATGTATGAAGGAAAAGTAGTTGTAGTAGCAGGTGGTACCGGTGGCGTTGGTGAAGGAATTGCGAAATGGTTTGCTCAAAATGGAGCAACCGTAGTTATTCCTACTAGAAATATTAAAAAAGTAGAACGAGCTCGTGAGTATATTGCGCCTAATAATGAGAAAGTCGTATTTATTGAAGGGAATATCTCAGACGAAGCGGATGCGGTTCGTGTGAGAGATGAAATTATTGCAACCTTTGGCAAAATTGATGGCATGGTGTCTTCATTATTTGGCTGGTGGCAAGGTGACAAATTAGTCGATTTATCTTTAGATCATTGGGACTATTTAATTAATAGTAGTTTAACGACTCACTTCATCGTGGGTAAAACATTCATTCCTGCCATTGAACCAGGTGGTAGTTATTCTATGATTGTGGGGCTTTCATCTGTAAGACCTGTGCCACATTCTGGCCCAATTTCAGTTGCAAATGCTGCGGAATTAATGCTACGCCAAGTGTTCTCAGTTGAAGATGAACGTGGTGTCAGAGTCAATGACATTAACTTAGGCCCAATAAATACCCGCACACGTCATCCTATCTATCAAAGCCCAGAATATATTGATGCAGTTGAAGTAGGTCAAATAGCTGGTGAAATTGCCTTTGGTAAAGCAAGTGATTTAACCAATACCTCTTTACCTTTACGTTTAAGAGAAAATTTTGAAGCATGGAAAGCAAGTTTATAA
- a CDS encoding NADP-dependent oxidoreductase, which translates to MTNIEGNAIGFDHYGSVEVLEERLVKVAMSDLHDVIIKIERAGINPVDTMFRSGAMSGGRPLDHFWIPGSEVQGEVVAMKQPVEGLAIGDKVIGKPGRGGYAEYVALSHQNVFKIPEGMSLDEAAGFSGTASTAYWGLHGGFYDIQPNQTIAVIGASGSVGSYLVQLLKAFDVTIIAAASERNRAYVLGLGADIFIDYSDSEQVAKYAGQADFVIDASLFNRGEKTALTLAKQHATYMGMTTLPDPSLRPDVKRVFLSRTAEMTNSIAMPALFSFYQQYGLTIKNGYVLPFTLEGAKEAHQMIEENRQPGKIILSREA; encoded by the coding sequence ATGACTAATATAGAAGGTAACGCAATTGGTTTTGACCATTATGGAAGTGTCGAGGTATTGGAAGAACGATTGGTCAAGGTAGCGATGAGTGATTTACATGATGTGATAATTAAGATTGAACGTGCGGGAATTAATCCTGTTGATACGATGTTTCGTAGTGGTGCCATGAGTGGTGGTCGTCCATTGGATCATTTTTGGATTCCAGGTAGCGAAGTACAAGGTGAGGTTGTGGCAATGAAACAACCAGTTGAAGGTTTAGCTATTGGGGATAAAGTGATTGGGAAACCCGGTCGTGGTGGTTATGCAGAATATGTTGCATTAAGTCACCAAAATGTCTTTAAAATTCCAGAAGGCATGTCTTTAGATGAAGCCGCTGGTTTTTCTGGGACTGCTTCGACGGCTTATTGGGGCTTACATGGTGGTTTTTATGATATTCAACCGAATCAAACAATAGCGGTCATTGGTGCTTCTGGTAGTGTGGGAAGTTACTTAGTCCAATTATTGAAAGCTTTTGATGTGACAATCATCGCAGCAGCAAGTGAAAGAAATCGTGCCTACGTGTTAGGTTTAGGTGCGGATATCTTTATTGATTATTCAGATAGCGAACAAGTGGCTAAATATGCGGGACAAGCAGATTTTGTCATTGATGCGTCATTGTTTAATCGCGGAGAAAAAACTGCGTTAACTTTGGCTAAACAACATGCTACTTATATGGGGATGACGACATTACCAGACCCAAGTTTACGACCAGATGTGAAAAGAGTCTTTTTATCAAGAACGGCTGAAATGACTAATAGTATTGCGATGCCAGCACTATTTAGTTTTTATCAACAATATGGTTTGACGATTAAAAATGGCTATGTTTTACCATTTACTCTTGAGGGTGCTAAAGAAGCACACCAGATGATTGAAGAAAATCGTCAACCAGGAAAAATTATTTTATCTAGAGAGGCTTAA
- a CDS encoding SulP family inorganic anion transporter, giving the protein MYHYLNKEDWIGNWKNNLFAGLVSAVAILPEVIGFSILAGVHPFTSLFASAVTLLVITLTGGRPAMVSAAAGSMALVMAPLIKEHGIQYMIAATLLTGLLQLILGYLNIHKLIQFIPKTVMYGFVNALAILIFMSQVQQLPGRNMATYIMVALTVGLMFLIPRITTAVPPALIIIILMTVASFIFKGDLQLVGDLGDMSATAPSLALPGVPLTLETFLIITPPAIALTLVGLTESLLTIPIVDKMTDSPSQPKQEVKAQGLANILVGLFGGPAGCAMIGQAVINVKSGGRSRLSTFVAGSTLLIFLFVLKNLMVEIPTAALIGIMMVVAYDTFDFESLKLITDKRWAELAILILTVAIIVYTHNLALGMIIGVILCVLAYKLKLKTLTFETNEQTHTIKGPLFFASRSDLTNYIDQLPLTNNTTIDLSELIILDDASNKTVERLSKKMKQDAVSIITHSSK; this is encoded by the coding sequence ATGTATCATTATTTAAATAAAGAAGATTGGATTGGTAATTGGAAGAATAATCTATTCGCTGGATTAGTATCTGCCGTTGCTATCTTACCTGAAGTCATTGGTTTTTCTATTCTAGCAGGCGTTCATCCGTTTACATCTTTGTTTGCTTCTGCTGTCACTTTACTTGTCATTACACTAACAGGTGGACGTCCGGCTATGGTATCTGCCGCTGCAGGTTCAATGGCACTAGTCATGGCACCGCTTATTAAAGAGCATGGCATTCAATACATGATTGCCGCAACACTTCTTACCGGTCTTTTGCAATTAATTCTTGGGTATCTCAATATCCACAAATTAATTCAATTTATTCCCAAAACCGTCATGTACGGTTTCGTCAATGCCTTAGCGATTCTTATTTTTATGTCACAAGTCCAACAATTACCTGGTCGAAATATGGCCACGTACATCATGGTTGCTCTTACCGTTGGCTTAATGTTTCTTATTCCAAGAATCACAACTGCCGTGCCACCTGCTCTAATTATTATTATCTTAATGACAGTTGCTTCGTTTATCTTTAAAGGAGACTTGCAACTAGTTGGAGACTTAGGCGACATGAGTGCCACTGCACCATCACTTGCTTTACCCGGCGTGCCACTGACATTGGAAACATTTTTAATAATCACTCCACCTGCAATTGCCTTGACGTTAGTTGGCTTAACAGAATCACTTTTAACAATCCCTATTGTGGATAAAATGACTGATTCACCTAGCCAGCCTAAACAAGAAGTTAAAGCACAAGGCTTAGCCAATATCTTAGTCGGATTATTCGGTGGACCTGCAGGATGTGCAATGATTGGACAAGCTGTCATTAATGTCAAATCTGGTGGACGTAGCCGCTTATCAACCTTTGTCGCAGGTTCTACCTTATTAATATTCTTATTTGTCCTAAAAAATCTGATGGTTGAAATACCAACGGCCGCACTCATCGGCATTATGATGGTCGTAGCCTATGATACCTTTGATTTTGAGAGCCTAAAACTTATCACAGACAAACGTTGGGCTGAACTAGCCATTTTGATTTTAACCGTCGCTATCATCGTGTACACACACAATTTAGCACTCGGTATGATTATTGGTGTTATTCTATGTGTGCTAGCCTATAAACTAAAACTTAAAACCTTAACATTTGAAACAAACGAGCAAACACATACCATTAAAGGCCCACTATTCTTCGCCTCTCGAAGTGATTTAACCAATTACATCGACCAGTTACCTTTAACTAACAACACAACGATTGATTTAAGCGAGCTAATCATTTTGGACGATGCTTCAAACAAAACCGTTGAAAGACTCTCAAAAAAAATGAAACAAGACGCAGTAAGTATCATTACACACTCTTCCAAATAA
- the ntdP gene encoding nucleoside tri-diphosphate phosphatase, whose translation MSVPKEGEYITIQSYKHDGNLHRTWRDTMVLKTSEHSLIGVNDHTLVTESDGRRWVTREPAIVYFHEKFWFNVIAMIRENGVSYYCNLASPYVLDKEALKYIDYDLDIKVFPDGEKRLLDVDEYEEHRKQMNYPPEIDFILKENVKILVDWINNEKGPFSQSYVELWYDRYRQLSCK comes from the coding sequence ATGAGTGTTCCTAAAGAAGGAGAATACATAACCATTCAAAGCTACAAACACGACGGTAATTTACATAGAACATGGCGTGATACCATGGTACTAAAGACAAGCGAGCATTCATTAATCGGTGTGAACGATCATACACTTGTCACCGAATCTGATGGCAGACGTTGGGTCACTCGTGAACCAGCAATTGTTTATTTCCATGAGAAGTTTTGGTTTAATGTTATCGCCATGATTAGAGAGAATGGCGTGTCGTATTATTGTAATTTAGCGTCTCCTTATGTTTTAGATAAAGAGGCCTTGAAGTACATTGATTACGACTTAGACATTAAGGTGTTTCCAGATGGAGAGAAGCGCTTATTAGACGTTGACGAGTATGAAGAGCATCGTAAACAAATGAATTACCCACCAGAAATTGACTTTATTCTTAAAGAAAATGTCAAAATTCTGGTGGATTGGATCAACAATGAAAAAGGTCCTTTCTCACAAAGTTATGTCGAACTATGGTATGATCGCTATCGTCAATTGTCGTGTAAATAG
- a CDS encoding polymer-forming cytoskeletal protein: MKSIKLVTLTASLMLAGGFLAGCTSDQEKNSESTTVSTAVSSEAEVVTSASISDSPEVIAKALSADGNWIVAATKDLTFESDLVVDGEFHNKGDEASDIYRKLALYTQDDNHTVTGEFTLTAPKMVINSENFNIVNGTVKGDIEVNANGFVLNGANVEGNITFSKAEYKESADLAMEGASVSGDVTVAE, translated from the coding sequence ATGAAATCAATCAAATTAGTAACACTTACAGCATCATTAATGTTAGCAGGTGGCTTTTTAGCTGGATGCACATCAGATCAAGAAAAAAATTCAGAATCTACGACTGTTTCAACAGCGGTATCAAGTGAAGCAGAAGTTGTCACATCAGCATCAATCAGTGACTCACCAGAAGTTATTGCGAAAGCTTTATCAGCTGATGGTAACTGGATTGTAGCAGCAACTAAAGACTTAACGTTTGAATCAGATTTAGTAGTTGATGGCGAGTTCCATAATAAAGGTGACGAAGCTTCAGATATCTACCGTAAATTAGCTTTATATACACAAGATGATAACCATACTGTCACAGGTGAGTTCACCTTAACAGCACCAAAAATGGTAATCAACTCAGAAAACTTCAATATTGTGAACGGAACAGTTAAAGGCGACATCGAAGTGAACGCTAACGGTTTTGTGTTAAACGGTGCAAACGTTGAAGGAAATATTACATTCTCTAAAGCAGAATATAAAGAATCAGCTGATTTAGCAATGGAAGGCGCATCAGTTTCTGGTGACGTGACAGTAGCTGAATAA
- the mutY gene encoding A/G-specific adenine glycosylase, with the protein MNKQQIKFNEEIEQYTKTWTPAKVAAFRSAFLTWYDEEKRLLPWRVNQEPYSVWVSEIMLQQTQVATVIPYYQRFMEWFPTVQDLAEAPEDKLLKAWEGLGYYSRVRNMQVAAKQVVSEFGGQFPTTSEGLKQLKGIGPYTAGAIASISFKEPAPAVDGNVMRVFSRLFGIGEDIAKPSTLKYFDAVVRHVIDPIRPGDMNQATMDLGSSICTPTKPKCEACPLQSFCLTYQQGTQENYPVKLKKIKVTHKYYLALAKENNQGQFEMIQRPSEGLLANLWTFPLIEVSKEDYERYHQEWQGTAEGVLASETDSLLKTLQREYPEAVWQKQPVGEITHVFSHLKWHVLIAYGRKNQSLIAEETDKHVWITPETFKELAVPKPQEKMNQLLKKANYIN; encoded by the coding sequence ATGAATAAACAACAGATTAAATTTAATGAAGAGATAGAACAATATACGAAGACTTGGACACCGGCAAAAGTTGCGGCATTTCGCTCGGCGTTTTTGACATGGTATGATGAAGAGAAGCGTCTGTTACCATGGCGAGTGAATCAAGAGCCATACAGTGTGTGGGTTTCAGAGATTATGCTACAGCAAACGCAAGTGGCAACGGTAATTCCCTATTATCAACGCTTCATGGAGTGGTTCCCAACAGTTCAAGATTTAGCCGAGGCACCGGAAGATAAGTTGTTGAAGGCTTGGGAAGGCTTAGGCTATTATTCGCGTGTGCGTAATATGCAAGTTGCTGCCAAACAAGTCGTCTCAGAATTCGGCGGTCAGTTTCCCACAACGTCTGAAGGATTGAAACAGTTAAAAGGGATTGGCCCTTATACAGCTGGGGCGATTGCAAGTATTTCGTTCAAAGAGCCAGCACCTGCTGTGGATGGGAACGTGATGCGTGTCTTTAGTCGATTATTTGGCATCGGTGAAGACATTGCCAAGCCATCGACGTTGAAATACTTTGATGCTGTGGTTCGTCATGTGATAGATCCTATTCGCCCGGGTGATATGAATCAAGCGACAATGGATTTAGGTTCAAGTATTTGTACACCAACTAAGCCTAAGTGTGAGGCATGTCCATTACAGTCATTCTGTTTGACTTATCAACAAGGTACACAAGAGAATTATCCTGTGAAACTCAAGAAAATAAAAGTTACCCACAAGTATTATCTAGCATTAGCAAAGGAAAATAATCAAGGGCAGTTCGAGATGATACAACGTCCAAGTGAAGGGTTATTAGCCAATCTGTGGACATTCCCGCTGATAGAAGTATCAAAAGAAGACTACGAGCGCTATCATCAGGAATGGCAAGGAACAGCTGAAGGCGTACTTGCAAGTGAAACGGATAGCTTGTTGAAGACGCTACAAAGAGAGTATCCAGAAGCTGTCTGGCAAAAGCAACCTGTTGGCGAGATAACGCATGTATTTAGTCATCTAAAATGGCATGTGTTAATTGCGTACGGTCGTAAAAATCAGTCATTAATCGCTGAAGAGACAGACAAACACGTGTGGATAACTCCTGAGACGTTTAAAGAACTTGCGGTACCGAAACCACAAGAAAAGATGAATCAATTACTAAAGAAAGCCAACTATATTAATTGA